Sequence from the Verrucomicrobiota bacterium JB022 genome:
CGGCAAGGCGTATTAGCCTTCGTGGCGGCGGAAGACGACCACGCCGTTGTGGCCGCCGAAACCGAGGTTGCTCGACATCGCGATGCGCACCGGCTGGTGCACGGCCTGGTTGGGCACGTAGTCGAGGTCGCAATCCGGGTCGGGCGTGGTGTAGTTGATCGTGGGCGGGATCACACTGTCGGTGATGGCCTTGATGCAGGCGATCGCCTCGATGCCGCCCGCCGCGCCGAGCAAGTGGCCCGTCATCGACTTGGTGGAGCTGATCTTGAGGCGCTTGGCATCTTCGCCCCACACACCCTTGATCGCCAGCGTCTCGCCGCGGTCGTTATAGGGGGTGGAGGTGCCGTGCGCGTTGATGTAGTCCACATCCTGCGGCTGGATGCCGGCCGAGCGCAGGGCGTTCTGCAGACACACCTTGAGGCCCATGCCATCGGGGTCGGGCGAGGTAATGTGGTAGGCGTCGCAGGTCGAGGCATGGCCCGCCAGCTCGCAATAAATTTTGGCGCCGCGCTTCTGGGCGTGTTCCAGCGTTTCGAGCACGAGTACGCCGGAGCCTTCGCCCATCACAAAGCCGTCGCGGTCCTTGTCGAAGGGGCGGGAGGCCGTCTGCGGGGCGTCGTTGAAGCTGGTGCTCATGGCCTTCATGCTGCAAAAGCCGCCGTAGCCCAGGCGGGTAATGCTGGCTTCGGCGCCGCCGGCGAGCATCACATCGGCCTCGCCCAGCAGCAGCATGCGCATGGCGTCGGAGATGGAGTGCGTGGCGGTGGCGCAGGCGCTCACGATGCCGTAGTTGGGGCCTTTGAGCCCGAGGTCGATCGCGACGATGCCGCTCGCCATGTTGGTGATGATCATCGGCACCATGAAGGGCGAGATCTTGCGGGCACCGCCTTCGAACATGCGGAAATTCTGCTTCTCGATCGTGTCGATGCCGCCGATGCCGCTGCCTACGAGGCAGCCGACCCGGAAGGGATCGAGCCCGGCGGTATCGAGGCCGGCGTCGAGATAAGCCTGGCGCGAGGCCGCCACCGCCAGCTGCGTGTAGCGGTCGCGCTTGCGGGCTTCCTTCACATCCATGTGGTCTTCGGGCTTGAAGCCCTTGACCTCGCCCCCGACCTGGCAGGGCATCTCGGAAACGTCGAAGCCCTGGACACGGTCGATCCCGGAGCGGCCAGCCTGCAGGCCGGCCCAGAATTCATCTACAGTCTGACCGAGGGGCGTAATGGCCCCGAGACCGGTCACGACGATACGCGGATGCTGTGGCAATGTGGACATGCAAAAAGAGGCCTACAAGAGGCCTCTATTTAGAAAGGTTAAATCGACTGCTCCCATCCTAGGACGGGAGTCAATTTAGGCACTCTTGCTCTTGATGTAGTTGGTGACGTCACCGACGGTCTGAAGCTTTTCGGCTTCGGACTCGGGGATTTCGCCACCCAGCTCATCACTGAATTCATCTTCGAAGGCCATCACCAGCTCGACGACGTCGAGTGAGTCCGCGCCCAGATCTTCAATGAAGGAGGCTTCGGGAGTGATTTGCTCCTCGTTCACGTTGAGTTGCTTGACGATAATGTCTTTGACGCGATCTTCGATGCTCTGGTCTGCCATCTTGACTTGGCGCTAGGGGTTAAAAAAAGAAGGTTAATTTCACATCACCATACCACCGTCAACCGTAAAAGTTTGACCGGTGATATAGCCTGCTTCCTCGGAGGAAAGATAAGTAACGAGTCGGGAAATATCCTGCACGGAGCCGAGGCGGCGCAGCGGCACCTGTTGCACGATGACTTCCTTCGTCTTTTCGTCGAGCACCGATGTCATATCGGTCTCGATAAAGCCCGGGCACACGGCGTTGGCGGTGATGCCACGCTTGGCGAACTCGCGGGCGACGCTCTTGGTAAAGCCGAGCATGCCAGCCTTGGCGGCGGCGTAGTTGGCCTGGCCGGCGTTGCCCATCAGCCCGACGACGGAGCTGATGTTGATGACGCGGCCCCAGCGGTTGCGGCCCATGGGGGTCGTCAGCGCGCGGGTCCAGAAAAAGCACGAATCGAGGTTGGTGCGGATCACGTCGTGCCAGTCTTCGTCCTTCATGCGCATCATC
This genomic interval carries:
- the fabF gene encoding beta-ketoacyl-ACP synthase II; this translates as MSTLPQHPRIVVTGLGAITPLGQTVDEFWAGLQAGRSGIDRVQGFDVSEMPCQVGGEVKGFKPEDHMDVKEARKRDRYTQLAVAASRQAYLDAGLDTAGLDPFRVGCLVGSGIGGIDTIEKQNFRMFEGGARKISPFMVPMIITNMASGIVAIDLGLKGPNYGIVSACATATHSISDAMRMLLLGEADVMLAGGAEASITRLGYGGFCSMKAMSTSFNDAPQTASRPFDKDRDGFVMGEGSGVLVLETLEHAQKRGAKIYCELAGHASTCDAYHITSPDPDGMGLKVCLQNALRSAGIQPQDVDYINAHGTSTPYNDRGETLAIKGVWGEDAKRLKISSTKSMTGHLLGAAGGIEAIACIKAITDSVIPPTINYTTPDPDCDLDYVPNQAVHQPVRIAMSSNLGFGGHNGVVVFRRHEG
- the acpP gene encoding acyl carrier protein, producing the protein MADQSIEDRVKDIIVKQLNVNEEQITPEASFIEDLGADSLDVVELVMAFEDEFSDELGGEIPESEAEKLQTVGDVTNYIKSKSA
- the fabG gene encoding 3-oxoacyl-[acyl-carrier-protein] reductase, translated to MLDLTGRKALVTGASGGIGESIARKLHAQGAIVGLHGTRAEKLEALSAELGERAHVFAANLSDREAVKALGEKAEAELEGVDILVNNAGITRDTLMMRMKDEDWHDVIRTNLDSCFFWTRALTTPMGRNRWGRVINISSVVGLMGNAGQANYAAAKAGMLGFTKSVAREFAKRGITANAVCPGFIETDMTSVLDEKTKEVIVQQVPLRRLGSVQDISRLVTYLSSEEAGYITGQTFTVDGGMVM